In the genome of [Mycoplasma] phocae, one region contains:
- a CDS encoding pseudouridine synthase, translating into MEEIKIQKIISNLGYCSRREAEKLIEEGKVFVNGKRAEIGMRANVNDQIEINGKLLKAKQKFIYLLLNKPRNTICSLNDPQGRKTIYQHMKIDDYVYSVGRLDFNTTGVILITNDGDLANFLAHPSSEIKREYIAELESQLEIKSLNFLNSNFVKLNGKFSKQTVKHIKDKKYLVSLNEGRNHHVKNLFALVNNQVIKLHRRSFGFLNDKELKIGEFRQLNTTEIEKLKKLQQVKLKVS; encoded by the coding sequence ATGGAAGAGATAAAAATTCAAAAAATAATAAGCAATTTAGGTTACTGCTCAAGACGTGAAGCAGAGAAATTAATTGAGGAAGGTAAGGTATTTGTTAACGGGAAACGTGCTGAAATTGGAATGCGGGCAAATGTTAATGATCAGATCGAAATCAACGGAAAATTACTCAAAGCTAAGCAAAAATTTATTTATTTGCTTCTAAATAAGCCAAGAAATACCATTTGTAGCTTAAATGATCCGCAAGGGCGTAAAACAATATATCAACATATGAAAATTGATGATTATGTTTATTCAGTTGGCAGACTTGATTTTAATACCACAGGAGTTATTTTAATAACTAATGATGGCGATTTGGCTAACTTCTTAGCGCATCCATCATCGGAGATTAAAAGAGAATATATTGCCGAATTAGAATCTCAGCTAGAAATAAAATCACTAAATTTTTTAAATTCCAATTTTGTCAAACTAAATGGCAAATTTTCAAAACAAACAGTTAAGCATATAAAAGATAAAAAATATCTTGTTTCATTAAACGAAGGAAGAAATCACCATGTTAAAAATCTTTTTGCTCTCGTTAATAATCAAGTAATAAAATTACATCGTAGATCATTTGGATTTTTAAATGATAAAGAACTTAAGATTGGCGAGTTTAGACAATTGAATACTACTGAAATCGAAAAATTAAAAAAACTTCAACAAGTTAAGTTGAAAGTTTCTTAA
- a CDS encoding 1-deoxy-D-xylulose-5-phosphate synthase N-terminal domain-containing protein, whose translation MKNNKRFDKIAVDNLKINALATILNTNNNHPNMLISAAKIFHAVFFYHLKFDANNPNWVARDRFILSSTHGSQLYYSMLKMIGLISEEQLRNYGKKDSDLPLTIEKNAKYCIDFSSGSLSQGVGVAVGLAVAEAHMSNKFPEVSHFTYVLCNESDLQEGSAYEALTYAGMNGLNKLIVLYDSNSMEINTLDSRKKTNNKKKYEAINFNYIFLNDATTLSISKAIKKAKNSTKPTFIEIRTEFSEMNFLTDGIEKSEFNEEVLEKIKEKSSFQKNDFFASYAEVTQAYKEMVAKNSEKFNRWSPSNELLAFLSDEIKENINDINTKDDISYENATYSIVNNLANNYGNIFICNNSVMSTTNNHYLNGVFEKNNLDGRTILLGNREMAMANIACGLALHSNIRPIVFIPLSYATYISLAIKMAAINKSRVLFVFVNDLVLFSTGQINQPIEQLMLLRSIPNLTTMRPFDIKELKGSFEYYLNNTTNPAAILISDNIIPVIKETSKNEFKAGSYYLLNSNNKFTLISTGFDLKIMYNIAKKLNLSLISASNMNNLRKMKYDRNYTISFESMSTSGWKQYAKYNIGIDNYEINEIISTTQSKLEIDEKHIESKIINIINKNSNKEN comes from the coding sequence ATGAAAAATAATAAGAGATTTGACAAAATTGCGGTTGATAATTTAAAAATTAATGCTTTAGCCACTATTTTAAATACCAATAATAATCATCCAAATATGTTAATTTCAGCGGCAAAAATTTTTCATGCCGTATTTTTCTATCATCTTAAATTTGATGCAAATAATCCTAATTGAGTAGCAAGAGATAGATTTATTTTAAGCTCAACTCATGGCTCACAGCTATACTATTCAATGTTAAAAATGATTGGATTAATATCAGAAGAGCAACTGAGAAACTATGGTAAAAAAGATAGTGACTTGCCACTAACTATTGAAAAAAATGCCAAATATTGTATTGATTTTTCATCAGGATCATTAAGTCAAGGTGTTGGAGTTGCTGTGGGATTAGCAGTTGCTGAAGCTCATATGTCAAATAAGTTTCCTGAAGTCTCACATTTTACATATGTTTTATGCAATGAAAGTGATTTACAAGAAGGCAGCGCCTATGAGGCTTTAACTTATGCCGGTATGAACGGACTAAATAAATTAATTGTTTTATATGATTCTAATTCAATGGAAATTAATACTTTAGATAGTCGCAAAAAAACTAATAATAAAAAGAAATATGAAGCTATAAATTTTAACTATATTTTTCTTAATGACGCAACAACACTATCAATTTCAAAGGCGATTAAAAAAGCAAAAAATAGTACTAAACCAACCTTTATAGAAATTCGAACCGAATTTAGTGAAATGAATTTTTTGACTGACGGAATTGAAAAGAGCGAATTTAATGAAGAGGTTTTAGAAAAAATCAAAGAAAAAAGTTCTTTTCAAAAAAATGATTTTTTTGCGTCATACGCTGAAGTAACACAGGCTTATAAAGAAATGGTTGCAAAAAATTCTGAAAAATTTAATCGTTGAAGTCCATCAAATGAATTGCTAGCCTTTTTAAGTGATGAAATTAAAGAAAACATCAATGATATAAACACAAAAGATGATATTAGTTATGAAAATGCAACTTATTCTATTGTTAATAATTTAGCAAATAATTATGGAAATATTTTTATATGTAACAATAGCGTTATGTCTACAACTAATAACCATTATTTAAATGGAGTATTTGAAAAAAATAATCTAGATGGTCGAACAATTCTATTAGGTAATCGAGAAATGGCAATGGCCAATATTGCTTGTGGTCTTGCGCTTCATTCTAATATTCGACCAATAGTGTTTATTCCACTATCATATGCTACTTATATTTCCTTAGCAATAAAAATGGCCGCAATTAATAAATCGCGGGTATTGTTTGTTTTTGTTAATGATTTAGTTTTATTTTCAACTGGGCAGATAAATCAACCAATTGAACAACTAATGCTTTTAAGATCTATTCCCAATCTAACAACAATGCGACCATTTGATATTAAAGAGTTAAAGGGTTCTTTTGAATATTATTTAAATAACACAACAAACCCGGCCGCTATTTTAATTAGTGATAATATTATTCCAGTCATTAAAGAAACATCTAAAAATGAATTTAAAGCCGGCTCATATTATTTACTAAATTCCAATAATAAATTCACTTTAATATCAACTGGCTTTGATCTTAAAATTATGTATAATATTGCCAAAAAATTAAATCTTTCATTAATATCGGCTTCAAATATGAATAATCTAAGAAAAATGAAATATGACCGTAACTATACTATTTCATTTGAAAGTATGTCAACTAGTGGTTGAAAACAATATGCTAAATATAATATCGGAATTGATAATTATGAAATTAACGAAATTATTTCAACAACTCAAAGTAAATTAGAAATTGATGAAAAACATATTGAATCAAAAATTATTAATATTATAAATAAAAATTCTAATAAAGAAAATTAA
- a CDS encoding MMB_0454 family protein, which yields MDYISVNTKMNFAFKVEVAVIKDSIQSIFNNIEYPIRISDLEVVSNDKHSNVSISLKYKIGQFSIFSFQTKMIVFLIEQKIYSLINTKPININLVFEGVFNEK from the coding sequence ATGGATTATATTTCGGTTAATACCAAAATGAATTTTGCTTTTAAAGTAGAAGTTGCAGTTATTAAAGATTCAATTCAAAGCATTTTTAATAATATTGAATACCCAATTCGAATTAGTGATTTGGAAGTAGTGTCAAATGATAAACATTCAAACGTAAGTATTAGTTTAAAATATAAAATCGGGCAATTTAGTATTTTTTCTTTTCAAACAAAAATGATAGTATTTTTAATCGAACAAAAAATTTATTCTTTAATTAATACAAAACCAATTAATATTAATTTGGTATTTGAAGGTGTCTTTAATGAAAAATAA
- the efp gene encoding elongation factor P, with protein MINVNDLKSGVTFQLDGNIYVVLEAQHSKQGRGQANVKVKVKDLRNGSTTIKSFTGGDKVEKAMIDKINMDYLYNAGDNIVLMDQETFEQIEIPVENLKWELNFLKEGQKVIVRKFESEVLDIELPANVSLKVVESPDAVKGNTAQAAQKKVTLETGFVIETPLFIKEGEIVSVSTETGKYVGRA; from the coding sequence ATGATAAATGTTAATGATTTAAAATCCGGAGTTACTTTTCAATTAGATGGTAATATCTATGTTGTTTTAGAAGCACAACATTCAAAACAAGGAAGAGGACAAGCTAATGTTAAGGTCAAAGTTAAAGATTTAAGAAATGGTTCAACTACAATTAAATCTTTTACTGGTGGCGACAAAGTCGAAAAAGCAATGATTGATAAAATCAACATGGATTATTTATATAATGCTGGTGACAATATTGTTTTAATGGACCAGGAAACTTTTGAACAAATTGAAATTCCAGTTGAAAATTTAAAATGAGAATTAAACTTTTTAAAAGAAGGTCAAAAAGTTATCGTTAGAAAATTTGAAAGTGAAGTTTTAGACATCGAACTTCCAGCTAATGTTAGTTTAAAAGTTGTTGAATCACCAGATGCTGTTAAAGGGAACACTGCTCAAGCAGCTCAAAAAAAGGTAACCTTAGAAACTGGTTTTGTAATCGAAACCCCATTATTTATTAAAGAGGGTGAAATCGTATCTGTTTCAACCGAAACAGGAAAATATGTTGGTAGGGCATAA
- the nadE gene encoding NAD(+) synthase, with protein sequence MKTIKNFNNPELTKKEIKIYQSYITKLKNWLIQKNNSAKTNGISLGISGGIDSAVLAKIAKLSFPNQTNFYYFKTREDEYTENHVRLLEKSLEQKIEWIDLSSQFIDLKETLKIESKMAVANLKSRLYMTSIYALSQEKNTLVLGTDNFDEYYLGYFTKYGDGGCDLLPLANIKKSDIYALANILDVPIEIILKKPSANLIEDQDDESELGFSYQDFELWITDKNLVSKDIANRIENLYKKTTHKRNLPPKGPKLKG encoded by the coding sequence ATGAAAACAATTAAAAATTTTAATAATCCCGAATTAACAAAAAAAGAAATAAAAATTTATCAATCCTATATTACTAAATTAAAAAATTGACTAATCCAAAAAAATAATTCAGCTAAGACTAATGGTATTTCTCTTGGAATATCAGGCGGCATTGATAGTGCAGTGCTTGCAAAGATTGCCAAATTATCTTTTCCTAATCAAACTAATTTTTATTATTTTAAAACTAGAGAAGATGAATACACTGAAAACCATGTTAGATTACTAGAAAAATCATTAGAGCAAAAAATTGAATGAATTGATTTATCTTCACAATTCATTGATCTAAAAGAAACTTTAAAAATTGAAAGTAAAATGGCAGTGGCTAACTTAAAATCGAGATTGTATATGACCTCAATATATGCACTGAGTCAAGAAAAGAATACTTTGGTATTGGGAACTGATAATTTTGATGAGTATTATTTGGGATATTTTACAAAATATGGCGATGGTGGATGCGATCTTCTACCATTGGCTAATATTAAAAAAAGTGATATATATGCGCTAGCTAATATCCTTGATGTTCCAATTGAAATCATCTTAAAAAAACCATCGGCAAATTTAATTGAGGATCAAGACGATGAAAGCGAACTTGGATTCTCATATCAGGATTTTGAACTATGAATTACTGATAAAAACTTAGTTTCAAAAGACATTGCAAATCGAATTGAAAATTTATATAAAAAAACAACCCATAAGCGGAACTTGCCACCAAAAGGTCCTAAACTAAAGGGTTAG
- a CDS encoding MHO_1580 family protein has protein sequence MFSAAPIVQKYQEESNKVYYNEEWDCLVSPMNTVYTRLGSNTISSSYLQTFSNALLDKLPVYLKIDRDINTNAAFIELKIHENMLLGDTKKLTLNDKNMNLSNKKLDNDYIIYKITNYEDGGRIYFNEIKKMSFLSYTRRRGHANYYLAFDLIFKFSTTKNDVGINDDIFKTPISTSVIKSASFVIVNKSMNLHISKLPSLSKIHKLETKVNFYEPKIGIPWNKVATSTTKLLSNEPDENFDFENIENNKPALISELEFGNETFPVRNFTIDSHYNKISKTEYSYDYLISDNFQYNLLKKQFEKKANGNNPGFYIPLNFSGNIFGKLIANENNFPNFKELDFKIPVFKPFFNKKDGIIKLNVNNVNISEEEMFKSHEIWKEIEKTNPLV, from the coding sequence ATGTTTAGCGCAGCACCTATAGTTCAAAAATATCAAGAAGAAAGCAACAAAGTTTATTATAACGAGGAATGGGATTGTTTAGTAAGTCCCATGAATACGGTATACACAAGATTAGGCAGTAATACTATTAGTAGTAGTTATTTACAAACATTTTCAAATGCATTGTTGGATAAATTACCGGTATATCTAAAAATAGATCGGGATATTAACACAAATGCAGCATTTATTGAGCTAAAAATTCATGAGAATATGTTGTTGGGAGATACAAAAAAATTAACCTTGAACGATAAAAACATGAATTTAAGCAATAAAAAACTAGATAATGACTACATTATTTATAAAATTACCAATTATGAAGATGGTGGAAGAATATATTTTAATGAAATAAAAAAAATGTCATTTCTTTCATATACACGAAGAAGAGGCCATGCCAATTACTATTTGGCTTTTGATTTAATCTTTAAATTTTCAACTACAAAAAATGATGTTGGTATAAATGATGATATTTTCAAAACACCAATATCAACTTCAGTGATTAAATCAGCTAGCTTTGTAATTGTTAATAAATCTATGAATTTACACATTAGTAAGTTGCCATCCTTATCAAAAATTCATAAATTAGAAACAAAAGTTAATTTTTATGAACCTAAAATTGGTATTCCGTGAAATAAAGTCGCAACTTCAACAACTAAATTATTATCGAATGAACCAGATGAAAATTTTGATTTTGAAAACATCGAAAATAATAAGCCGGCGTTAATTAGTGAACTAGAATTTGGCAATGAAACATTTCCGGTAAGAAATTTTACTATTGATTCGCATTATAACAAAATATCAAAAACCGAATATTCCTATGATTATTTGATTAGTGACAATTTTCAGTACAATTTATTAAAAAAACAATTTGAAAAAAAAGCTAATGGAAATAACCCTGGGTTTTATATTCCACTAAATTTCTCAGGAAATATTTTTGGAAAATTAATAGCAAATGAGAATAATTTTCCAAATTTTAAAGAATTAGATTTTAAAATTCCGGTTTTTAAGCCTTTTTTCAATAAAAAAGATGGAATTATTAAGCTTAATGTTAATAATGTAAATATTAGCGAAGAAGAAATGTTTAAATCACATGAAATTTGAAAAGAAATTGAAAAAACTAACCCTTTAGTTTAG
- a CDS encoding ABC transporter permease subunit: MKNNSSLIIVKKIAIYFFILLIIISLVFFAINILIEPQIKKNIAVSSQIESNLWKRYLYFLGNLFSFQTGRIFSSELNNVNLSIFGLYLSQFKWTILFTILSFSIGFILGNVLGIWSAYKYNKSTDFIINLTVAAISTIPLIVLAIVALGTSTFLGYPSQFISNSKYLLISLLVPAIISAFGSISLFHARSRKITKNVMQSNYFEFAISLGNSRWKLFKSQIFKNLVIGELQAIVPFYLLLFSSSLVIERIFSIPGQSVFISYAFSKGEVNLIMFYFTFSFFTLIIFKWINQVILNILNPLQNIERRIKWFNRKWVKKHAIK, encoded by the coding sequence ATGAAAAATAATAGCTCACTTATTATTGTTAAAAAAATAGCTATTTATTTTTTTATTTTATTAATCATTATTTCACTAGTATTTTTTGCAATAAATATTTTAATTGAACCGCAAATTAAAAAAAATATTGCAGTTAGTAGTCAAATTGAAAGTAATTTGTGAAAACGATATCTTTATTTTTTAGGCAATTTATTTTCATTTCAAACTGGGCGGATTTTTTCAAGCGAATTAAATAATGTTAATCTCAGCATTTTTGGTTTATATTTATCACAATTTAAATGAACAATTTTATTTACTATTCTAAGTTTCTCAATTGGTTTTATTCTTGGTAATGTGCTAGGAATTTGAAGTGCGTATAAATATAATAAGAGCACAGATTTTATTATTAATCTAACTGTAGCGGCGATTTCTACTATTCCATTAATAGTTTTAGCCATAGTTGCTTTAGGAACTTCAACATTTTTAGGATACCCTTCGCAATTTATTAGTAACTCTAAATATTTACTAATTTCTTTATTGGTTCCGGCTATCATTAGCGCTTTTGGATCAATTAGTCTATTTCACGCTAGATCACGGAAAATTACTAAAAATGTTATGCAATCTAATTATTTTGAATTTGCAATTTCTTTAGGCAATAGTCGCTGAAAATTATTTAAATCACAAATTTTTAAAAATCTTGTGATTGGAGAATTACAAGCAATCGTTCCTTTCTATCTTCTCTTATTTTCAAGTTCATTAGTCATCGAAAGAATCTTCTCTATCCCGGGACAAAGTGTATTTATCTCATATGCTTTTAGTAAAGGCGAAGTTAACTTAATCATGTTTTATTTTACTTTCAGTTTTTTTACATTAATTATTTTTAAATGAATTAATCAAGTTATTTTAAATATACTAAATCCATTACAAAATATTGAAAGAAGAATAAAATGATTTAATAGAAAGTGAGTCAAAAAACATGCAATCAAATAA
- a CDS encoding ABC transporter permease subunit, with the protein MQSNNNLFKFALKKPIIKTYAIHQSQKRQFWKRFFEKKINIASLVILATIIISSLIALIFIRNSPTKSIDSNSNFVNNLPAINQLVVHNFERGPQVDFIREIAKLEGQRAFQTNSIPQFTIAFDSALDSGGDITVNTDIITLVYNPYDLIKAINLNSNSHISLPSTLLGTNQNGVDLYARINVSIFITLTTIILAIAINILVGFSLAAIYAFHERKWYANLIDKIATVLGSIPELIWIFILCIFLGTQWYWILLAFSLISWISYYEIAKNEMLGLIKKEYISAAIVVGLNKFQITYRHLFKAILPTMLILVVDRLAINILIISSLAFLDLITNEGNLNIGTILKEALLSAKSNWVYLVLVSFYLTSFSISLKLFNISLATTYYPKLSLKK; encoded by the coding sequence ATGCAATCAAATAATAATTTATTTAAATTTGCACTAAAAAAACCAATTATTAAAACGTATGCAATTCACCAAAGTCAAAAACGACAATTTTGAAAAAGGTTTTTTGAGAAAAAAATCAATATTGCAAGCTTAGTGATTTTAGCCACAATTATTATCTCTAGTTTAATTGCCCTAATCTTTATTAGAAACTCACCTACTAAATCCATTGACTCCAATTCTAATTTTGTAAATAACTTGCCAGCAATAAACCAACTGGTAGTTCACAATTTCGAACGTGGGCCACAAGTTGACTTTATTCGAGAAATTGCTAAATTAGAAGGCCAAAGAGCTTTTCAAACCAATAGCATTCCACAATTCACAATTGCTTTTGATTCGGCTTTGGATTCTGGTGGAGATATCACTGTCAACACTGACATTATTACACTAGTGTATAATCCATATGATTTAATAAAAGCTATTAATCTAAACTCAAACTCACACATTTCACTTCCTAGTACACTTTTAGGAACTAATCAAAACGGTGTTGATTTATATGCAAGAATTAATGTCTCAATTTTCATTACACTAACTACAATTATTTTAGCAATAGCCATCAATATTTTAGTAGGGTTTTCATTAGCTGCTATTTATGCATTTCATGAACGTAAATGATATGCTAATTTAATTGATAAAATCGCTACAGTATTAGGATCAATCCCAGAATTAATTTGAATTTTCATTTTATGTATCTTTTTGGGAACACAATGATATTGAATATTGTTAGCTTTTTCTCTAATATCATGAATTTCTTATTATGAAATTGCTAAAAATGAAATGTTGGGATTAATAAAAAAAGAGTATATATCAGCAGCAATTGTTGTTGGACTAAATAAATTCCAGATTACTTATCGTCATTTATTTAAAGCGATTTTACCAACAATGCTAATTTTAGTTGTTGATCGTTTAGCTATTAATATTTTAATTATTTCTTCTCTTGCCTTTCTTGACTTAATTACTAATGAAGGAAATTTAAATATTGGAACTATTTTAAAAGAAGCACTACTGTCAGCGAAGTCAAATTGAGTTTATCTAGTGCTTGTATCCTTCTACTTAACATCATTTTCGATTTCACTAAAATTATTCAATATATCTCTCGCAACCACATACTATCCAAAATTATCTTTAAAAAAATAA
- a CDS encoding MnuA family membrane nuclease — MAIKPIRTTLKVILALGAIAGIAVGGYYGYRYYQKIKSEKKDVQNQKSDSSRAKENQGEKGSNNINREVIVPKNVEEMFYKPENLIRVGHWNILNYGSTESSDKNGPKVRAIAELIYKSKQDVVGLTEINYNRGEDVKNIVDVLNSINSNNSFKYLIQPTKDANPTSSNATKEQVAIIYNYKRIKEKNFTNGKNIQSYGTTQKFQGTSYKRPLFAAYFETIEGSKPFVSIFGHLDSPAVGKNSTEKADKTYKGQGAQEVAEASEIANAFKYYEELSNNASIIFGGDTNIKTENNRLFNSENFIKNNIENYYGEMSIFEDKKTTTKAKKYEFYETSLGTNEKNGYANAYDKLLFKENGGLNIINEYEKTTYKDKKYQNVPFKADIINGFKNGIWDRNVILNLRPKLQLNKQGKKISDFSFIRNKISDHTLVYLDFEIK; from the coding sequence ATGGCAATAAAACCAATAAGAACAACGCTTAAAGTCATCCTAGCATTAGGCGCCATCGCCGGAATTGCAGTCGGTGGATATTATGGATATAGATACTATCAAAAAATAAAATCTGAAAAAAAAGATGTTCAAAATCAAAAGAGTGACTCATCACGAGCAAAAGAAAATCAAGGTGAAAAAGGTTCAAACAATATCAACAGAGAAGTAATTGTTCCTAAAAATGTTGAAGAAATGTTTTACAAACCAGAGAATTTAATTAGAGTAGGACATTGAAATATTTTAAATTATGGCAGTACAGAATCAAGCGACAAAAACGGACCCAAGGTGCGAGCTATTGCTGAACTAATCTATAAAAGCAAGCAAGATGTTGTTGGATTAACAGAAATAAATTACAATCGCGGGGAAGATGTTAAAAATATTGTAGATGTATTAAATTCAATAAATAGTAATAATTCATTTAAATATTTAATACAACCAACTAAAGATGCAAACCCAACAAGTTCTAATGCTACCAAAGAACAGGTTGCAATTATTTACAACTATAAAAGAATTAAAGAAAAGAATTTTACTAACGGAAAAAATATTCAATCATATGGAACCACCCAAAAATTTCAAGGAACTTCATATAAGAGACCACTATTTGCGGCATATTTTGAAACTATTGAAGGAAGTAAACCATTTGTTTCAATATTTGGTCATCTAGATAGTCCGGCAGTTGGAAAAAATAGCACAGAAAAAGCAGATAAAACATACAAAGGACAAGGAGCTCAAGAAGTTGCTGAGGCTTCGGAAATAGCAAATGCCTTTAAATATTATGAGGAATTATCAAATAATGCCTCAATTATCTTCGGGGGTGACACTAATATCAAAACTGAAAATAATCGTTTATTTAATAGTGAAAATTTCATAAAAAATAATATAGAAAACTATTATGGTGAAATGTCAATATTCGAAGACAAAAAAACAACCACAAAGGCAAAAAAATACGAATTTTATGAAACATCGTTAGGCACAAATGAAAAGAATGGGTACGCCAACGCTTATGATAAATTACTATTTAAAGAAAACGGCGGTTTAAACATTATTAATGAATATGAAAAAACAACATATAAAGATAAGAAGTACCAAAATGTTCCATTCAAAGCCGATATTATTAACGGATTTAAAAATGGAATTTGAGATAGAAATGTAATTTTAAACCTAAGACCAAAACTTCAACTTAATAAACAAGGTAAGAAAATCAGTGATTTTTCATTCATTCGCAATAAGATAAGTGATCACACCTTAGTTTATTTAGATTTCGAAATTAAATAA